In one window of Megalopta genalis isolate 19385.01 chromosome 4, iyMegGena1_principal, whole genome shotgun sequence DNA:
- the rump gene encoding heterogeneous nuclear ribonucleoprotein rumpelstiltskin isoform X2, which produces MIKQEENQVQNDERDRSRERDRNRRSDRQNRINSTSRDRSRERNDRGGRKASDRRIYVSNIPYDFRWQDLKDLFRTEVGKVAHVELFTDENDKPRGCGIVEFEDLDSVKIAVEKMHRYDIKGRKLVVKEDFDIERDKYGRLATARNNDRIRDDRFRDPPRPQGGGRQNMNVPTGGGGGGGGGGGGGGGGGGGGGGGGDNKFGNTYGLSTQFLESLCINGPLVTRVFVANLDYKVDEKKLLEVFKLAGKVLHVQLGKDKDGKSRGFGVVEYDHPVESVQAISMLHNQQLYDRRMTVRLDRANEPDVPPKLPEGLKAIGMGLGAGGNRLMDVARNIPNVQANNPPVVNPISAPVLAAGAFGAGLNNVVPAQLASALSNTNAAALQASLAGGLSANLTTSSLLNSSLTNELASNLNNFGGGVGGLSNLQASLTGGQGNNSFAPRGLSKMDNDVGFGGNNAFGGSNFGGGRDFDGGFNRGDNDRGPGGGGGFSGNQGQGGGSNRQNANGSRPMSDTIVIGNLPPNTTWQMLRDKFQDVGEVKFAEMRGTDMGMVRFASEWDAERAVSMMNRTRIEGRTIDVRLF; this is translated from the exons ATGATAAAACAAGAGGA GAATCAAGTGCAAAATGATGAACGGGATCGAAGTAGAGAACGAGATCGCAATCGCAGATCAGACAGACAAAACCGCATAAATTCAACGAGTCGTGATCGGAGCAGAGAACGGAATGATCGAGGTGGCCGAAAAGCTTCGGATCGCCGGATTTATGTATCAAACATTCCCTATGATTTTCGCTGGCAAGATCTTAAGGATCTTTTCCGGACCGAGGTTGGAAAAGTTGCACATGTTGAACTTTTCACTGACGAAAATGACAAACCGAGAGGTTGTGGAATTGTGGAATTTGAAGATTTAGACTCTGTGAAAATAGCTGTGGAAAAAATGCACAGATATGATATTAAGGGAAGAAAGCTAGTGGTGAAGGAG GACTTTGATATCGAACGTGATAAATATGGTCGGTTAGCCACTGCTCGTAACAATGATAGAATCCGTGATGACAGATTCAGAGATCCACCACGACCACAAGGAGGTGGACGACAAAATATGAATGTTCCCACTGGTGGTggcggtggtggtggcggcggcggtggtggcgGTGGAGGTggaggcggcggtggcggcggaggTGGTGATAATAAATTTGGAAATACTTATGGTTTAAGTACTCAATTTTTAGAATCATTATGCATTAATGGACCTTTAGTCACTAGAGTATTTGTGGCAAAT CTTGATTACAAAGTGGATGAGAAGAAACTATTGGAAGTATTTAAGTTAGCTGGTAAAGTACTGCATGTTCAGTTAGGTAAAGACAAAGATGGGAAATCGAGAGGTTTTGGAGTTGTAGAATACGACCATCCTGTGGAATCAGTACAAGCTATATCAATGCTTCATAATCAACAATTGTATGATAGACGTATGACTGTTCGACTTGACAGAGCAAACGAACCAGACGTGCCACCAAAGTTACCTGAAG GTTTAAAGGCAATTGGAATGGGTCTTGGAGCTGGTGGTAATAGATTAATGGATGTAGCTAGAAACATTCCTAATGTTCAAGCAAATAATCCCCCTGTTGTAAATCCTATTTCTGCCCCTGTGTTGGCTGCTGGAGCATTCGGCGCTGGTTTAAATAATGTTGTGCCTGCACAATTAG CATCCGCATTGTCGAACACAAATGCTGCAGCTCTTCAAGCAAGTCTGGCTGGAGGTTTAAGCGCAAACCTGACCACCAGTTCTCTGCTGAATTCATCTTTGACAAATGAATTGGCATCTAATTTAAATAACTTCGGCGGTGGAGTCGGAGGTTTGTCTAATTTACAAGCCTCTTTAACTGGCGGACAAGGCAACAATTCCTTTGCGCCGCGAGGCTTATCTAAAATGGACAATGATGTAGGCTTCGGTGGAAACAATGCTTTCGGTGGTTCTAACTTTGGAGGTGGCAGAGATTTTGACGGTGGATTCAATAGAGGAGACAATGACCGCGGTCCCGGTGGCGGTGGTGGTTTCTCTGGAAATCAGGGCCAGGGAGGAGGTAGCAACAGACAAAATGCCAATGGTTCACGACCAATGTCTGATACCATTGTAATAGGAAAT TTACCACCAAACACCACGTGGCAAATGCTACGTGACAAATTCCAAGATGTTGGGGAAGTTAAATTTGCTG
- the rump gene encoding heterogeneous nuclear ribonucleoprotein rumpelstiltskin isoform X1: MIKQEENQVQNDERDRSRERDRNRRSDRQNRINSTSRDRSRERNDRGGRKASDRRIYVSNIPYDFRWQDLKDLFRTEVGKVAHVELFTDENDKPRGCGIVEFEDLDSVKIAVEKMHRYDIKGRKLVVKEVDFDIERDKYGRLATARNNDRIRDDRFRDPPRPQGGGRQNMNVPTGGGGGGGGGGGGGGGGGGGGGGGGDNKFGNTYGLSTQFLESLCINGPLVTRVFVANLDYKVDEKKLLEVFKLAGKVLHVQLGKDKDGKSRGFGVVEYDHPVESVQAISMLHNQQLYDRRMTVRLDRANEPDVPPKLPEGLKAIGMGLGAGGNRLMDVARNIPNVQANNPPVVNPISAPVLAAGAFGAGLNNVVPAQLASALSNTNAAALQASLAGGLSANLTTSSLLNSSLTNELASNLNNFGGGVGGLSNLQASLTGGQGNNSFAPRGLSKMDNDVGFGGNNAFGGSNFGGGRDFDGGFNRGDNDRGPGGGGGFSGNQGQGGGSNRQNANGSRPMSDTIVIGNLPPNTTWQMLRDKFQDVGEVKFAEMRGTDMGMVRFASEWDAERAVSMMNRTRIEGRTIDVRLF, translated from the exons ATGATAAAACAAGAGGA GAATCAAGTGCAAAATGATGAACGGGATCGAAGTAGAGAACGAGATCGCAATCGCAGATCAGACAGACAAAACCGCATAAATTCAACGAGTCGTGATCGGAGCAGAGAACGGAATGATCGAGGTGGCCGAAAAGCTTCGGATCGCCGGATTTATGTATCAAACATTCCCTATGATTTTCGCTGGCAAGATCTTAAGGATCTTTTCCGGACCGAGGTTGGAAAAGTTGCACATGTTGAACTTTTCACTGACGAAAATGACAAACCGAGAGGTTGTGGAATTGTGGAATTTGAAGATTTAGACTCTGTGAAAATAGCTGTGGAAAAAATGCACAGATATGATATTAAGGGAAGAAAGCTAGTGGTGAAGGAGGta GACTTTGATATCGAACGTGATAAATATGGTCGGTTAGCCACTGCTCGTAACAATGATAGAATCCGTGATGACAGATTCAGAGATCCACCACGACCACAAGGAGGTGGACGACAAAATATGAATGTTCCCACTGGTGGTggcggtggtggtggcggcggcggtggtggcgGTGGAGGTggaggcggcggtggcggcggaggTGGTGATAATAAATTTGGAAATACTTATGGTTTAAGTACTCAATTTTTAGAATCATTATGCATTAATGGACCTTTAGTCACTAGAGTATTTGTGGCAAAT CTTGATTACAAAGTGGATGAGAAGAAACTATTGGAAGTATTTAAGTTAGCTGGTAAAGTACTGCATGTTCAGTTAGGTAAAGACAAAGATGGGAAATCGAGAGGTTTTGGAGTTGTAGAATACGACCATCCTGTGGAATCAGTACAAGCTATATCAATGCTTCATAATCAACAATTGTATGATAGACGTATGACTGTTCGACTTGACAGAGCAAACGAACCAGACGTGCCACCAAAGTTACCTGAAG GTTTAAAGGCAATTGGAATGGGTCTTGGAGCTGGTGGTAATAGATTAATGGATGTAGCTAGAAACATTCCTAATGTTCAAGCAAATAATCCCCCTGTTGTAAATCCTATTTCTGCCCCTGTGTTGGCTGCTGGAGCATTCGGCGCTGGTTTAAATAATGTTGTGCCTGCACAATTAG CATCCGCATTGTCGAACACAAATGCTGCAGCTCTTCAAGCAAGTCTGGCTGGAGGTTTAAGCGCAAACCTGACCACCAGTTCTCTGCTGAATTCATCTTTGACAAATGAATTGGCATCTAATTTAAATAACTTCGGCGGTGGAGTCGGAGGTTTGTCTAATTTACAAGCCTCTTTAACTGGCGGACAAGGCAACAATTCCTTTGCGCCGCGAGGCTTATCTAAAATGGACAATGATGTAGGCTTCGGTGGAAACAATGCTTTCGGTGGTTCTAACTTTGGAGGTGGCAGAGATTTTGACGGTGGATTCAATAGAGGAGACAATGACCGCGGTCCCGGTGGCGGTGGTGGTTTCTCTGGAAATCAGGGCCAGGGAGGAGGTAGCAACAGACAAAATGCCAATGGTTCACGACCAATGTCTGATACCATTGTAATAGGAAAT TTACCACCAAACACCACGTGGCAAATGCTACGTGACAAATTCCAAGATGTTGGGGAAGTTAAATTTGCTG
- the rump gene encoding heterogeneous nuclear ribonucleoprotein rumpelstiltskin isoform X3, with translation MIKQEENQVQNDERDRSRERDRNRRSDRQNRINSTSRDRSRERNDRGGRKASDRRIYVSNIPYDFRWQDLKDLFRTEVGKVAHVELFTDENDKPRGCGIVEFEDLDSVKIAVEKMHRYDIKGRKLVVKEVDFDIERDKYGRLATARNNDRIRDDRFRDPPRPQGGGRQNMNVPTGGGGGGGGGGGGGGGGGGGGGGGGDNKFGNTYGLSTQFLESLCINGPLVTRVFVANLDYKVDEKKLLEVFKLAGKVLHVQLGKDKDGKSRGFGVVEYDHPVESVQAISMLHNQQLYDRRMTVRLDRANEPDVPPKLPEGLKAIGMGLGAGGNRLMDVARNIPNVQANNPPVVNPISAPVLAAGAFGAGLNNVVPAQLASALSNTNAAALQASLAGGLSANLTTSSLLNSSLTNELASNLNNFGGGVGGFGGNNAFGGSNFGGGRDFDGGFNRGDNDRGPGGGGGFSGNQGQGGGSNRQNANGSRPMSDTIVIGNLPPNTTWQMLRDKFQDVGEVKFAEMRGTDMGMVRFASEWDAERAVSMMNRTRIEGRTIDVRLF, from the exons ATGATAAAACAAGAGGA GAATCAAGTGCAAAATGATGAACGGGATCGAAGTAGAGAACGAGATCGCAATCGCAGATCAGACAGACAAAACCGCATAAATTCAACGAGTCGTGATCGGAGCAGAGAACGGAATGATCGAGGTGGCCGAAAAGCTTCGGATCGCCGGATTTATGTATCAAACATTCCCTATGATTTTCGCTGGCAAGATCTTAAGGATCTTTTCCGGACCGAGGTTGGAAAAGTTGCACATGTTGAACTTTTCACTGACGAAAATGACAAACCGAGAGGTTGTGGAATTGTGGAATTTGAAGATTTAGACTCTGTGAAAATAGCTGTGGAAAAAATGCACAGATATGATATTAAGGGAAGAAAGCTAGTGGTGAAGGAGGta GACTTTGATATCGAACGTGATAAATATGGTCGGTTAGCCACTGCTCGTAACAATGATAGAATCCGTGATGACAGATTCAGAGATCCACCACGACCACAAGGAGGTGGACGACAAAATATGAATGTTCCCACTGGTGGTggcggtggtggtggcggcggcggtggtggcgGTGGAGGTggaggcggcggtggcggcggaggTGGTGATAATAAATTTGGAAATACTTATGGTTTAAGTACTCAATTTTTAGAATCATTATGCATTAATGGACCTTTAGTCACTAGAGTATTTGTGGCAAAT CTTGATTACAAAGTGGATGAGAAGAAACTATTGGAAGTATTTAAGTTAGCTGGTAAAGTACTGCATGTTCAGTTAGGTAAAGACAAAGATGGGAAATCGAGAGGTTTTGGAGTTGTAGAATACGACCATCCTGTGGAATCAGTACAAGCTATATCAATGCTTCATAATCAACAATTGTATGATAGACGTATGACTGTTCGACTTGACAGAGCAAACGAACCAGACGTGCCACCAAAGTTACCTGAAG GTTTAAAGGCAATTGGAATGGGTCTTGGAGCTGGTGGTAATAGATTAATGGATGTAGCTAGAAACATTCCTAATGTTCAAGCAAATAATCCCCCTGTTGTAAATCCTATTTCTGCCCCTGTGTTGGCTGCTGGAGCATTCGGCGCTGGTTTAAATAATGTTGTGCCTGCACAATTAG CATCCGCATTGTCGAACACAAATGCTGCAGCTCTTCAAGCAAGTCTGGCTGGAGGTTTAAGCGCAAACCTGACCACCAGTTCTCTGCTGAATTCATCTTTGACAAATGAATTGGCATCTAATTTAAATAACTTCGGCGGTGGAGTCGGAG GCTTCGGTGGAAACAATGCTTTCGGTGGTTCTAACTTTGGAGGTGGCAGAGATTTTGACGGTGGATTCAATAGAGGAGACAATGACCGCGGTCCCGGTGGCGGTGGTGGTTTCTCTGGAAATCAGGGCCAGGGAGGAGGTAGCAACAGACAAAATGCCAATGGTTCACGACCAATGTCTGATACCATTGTAATAGGAAAT TTACCACCAAACACCACGTGGCAAATGCTACGTGACAAATTCCAAGATGTTGGGGAAGTTAAATTTGCTG
- the LOC117219036 gene encoding protein fem-1 homolog CG6966 isoform X1, with protein MDYRNRVYNAARDGKLKHLKVFLNQHEEDEIESLVGAKTHGATPLVMACRNGHYDVAEYLIEKCGANIEQSGSVVFDGDTIGGASPLWCAAATGHYALVKLLVKKGAQVNTYTVTQSTPLRAACFDGYYDIVKLLVNCGANIEIANHHGHTCLMIACYKGHVSIVRYLLALKADVNRKSAKGNTALLDGAESGSLEIVKMLIKHGAKIDVDCCGTTPFLMAAVTGHKHIVEYFISMSHLVSRKECIDALELLGATYMDKNRDMVGAKELWKRAMVERYLPGLPPIPKPTPQPPVAAYNFVREICDPAELEELTDPEEMWMQALVIRERILGSAHPDTHYYIRYRGAVYADGGQFNRCIELWNHALDVQQSTLEPLNPMTQTSLSNFTNLFYSMLRRQTSTERKDLGTEILRVFKKAVLELELGMKVLNKVCEDNLHFTKLLMIALNLACLLTRDLADEGSDEYIAVHKALYELVRVVPNVLHVICSGQDTFIGEYVTPDFLSSNLASTLIKVGADVNARDAEGNTPLHFVARTHFSICRWGRRLVFTLLEAGAHIDCVNNNGESFETLIRDKRLYHSVEPVKYITLACLAARIVRKTYKLDQIPKHLRSFVQMH; from the exons GTGTTCTTGAATCAGCACGAGGAGGATGAGATAGAAAGTTTGGTTGGCGCCAAAACCCATGGCGCGACACCATTAGTGATGGCTTGCCGGAACGGGCATTACGACGTGGCCGAGTATCTCATTGAAAAATGTGGAGCGAACATCGAGCAGTCCGGGTCAG TGGTTTTCGACGGTGACACGATAGGAGGCGCGAGTCCCCTATGGTGTGCAGCGGCCACTGGCCATTATGCTCTGGTCAAGCTGCTGGTGAAGAAAGGTGCCCAGGTGAACACGTACACGGTGACACAATCCACACCTCTGCGGGCAGCTTGTTTCGACGGCTATTACGACATCGTCAAACTTCTGGTAAATTGTGGGGCGA ACATCGAGATCGCGAATCATCATGGTCATACGTGCTTAATGATCGCCTGCTACAAAGGCCACGTTAGCATCGTCAGATATCTGCTGGCCCTCAAAGCAGACGTGAATCGGAAATCCGCGAAGGGGAACACGGCGCTTCTCGACGGTGCCGAAAGCGGCTCGCTGGAGATCGTGAAGATGTTGATCAAGCATGGAGCTAAAATAGATGTGGACTGCTGCGGGACTACGCCGTTCCTCATGGCAGCTGTAACAG GACATAAACATATCGTCGAATACTTTATCAGCATGTCGCATTTGGTAAGCCGGAAGGAATGCATCGACGCGCTGGAGCTTCTGGGTGCTACCTACATGGACAAAAACAGGGACATGGTAGGCGCTAAGGAACTCTGGAAACGAGCGATGGTCGAAAG ATATTTGCCAGGTCTTCCGCCAATACCGAAACCGACGCCGCAACCCCCAGTTGCAGCTTACAACTTCGTGCGAGAGATCTGCGATCCCGCCGAGCTCGAGGAGCTAACCGATCCGGAGGAAATGTGGATGCAGGCGCTCGTAATCCGTGAACGAATATTGGGATCAGCTCATCCTGACACTCATTATTACATTCGCTACAGAGGAGCGGTTTACGCCGACGGCGGGCAGTTTAACCGATGCATTGAGCTGTGGAATCATGCCTTAGACGTGCAGCAAAGCACATTGGAGCCACTGAATCCCATGACCCAGACTTCGCTTAGCAATTTCACCAATCTTTTCTATTCTATGTTACGCCGACAAACAAGTACGGAGCGTAAGGACCTTGGAACAGAGATTCTCAGAGTGTTTAAAAAAGCT GTCTTGGAATTGGAGCTAGGAATGAAAGTGTTGAACAAAGTTTGCGAAGACAACTTACATTTTACGAAGCTTCTCATGATCGCTTTAAATCTGGCATGTTTATTAACACGTGACCTTGCTGACGAGGGTTCAGACGAATATATCGCTGTGCACAAAGCGCTCTACGAATTGGTTCGAGTT GTTCCTAACGTGCTGCACGTAATTTGTAGCGGCCAAGACACGTTCATCGGCGAGTACGTGACTCCAGATTTTCTGTCCTCGAATTTAGCGTCGACTCTCATAAAAGTCggtgccgacgttaacgcaagaGACGCCGAAGGGAATACGCCGCTGCATTTTGTCGCACGTACGCACTTCTCGATATGTCGATGGGGGCGACGTCTTGTTTTCACTCTCCTCGAAGCCGGTGCTCACATCGACTGCGTTAACAACAACGGTGAATCGTTCGAAACGTTGATACGCGACAAACGCTTGTACCATTCTGTGGAGCCCGTGAAGTACATCACGCTCGCATGCCTGGCGGCCAGAATAGTTAGGAAAACGTATAAGCTAGACCAAATTCCGAAGCATCTCCGATCGTTCGTTCAAATGCATTAA
- the LOC117219036 gene encoding protein fem-1 homolog CG6966 isoform X3 — MACRNGHYDVAEYLIEKCGANIEQSGSVVFDGDTIGGASPLWCAAATGHYALVKLLVKKGAQVNTYTVTQSTPLRAACFDGYYDIVKLLVNCGANIEIANHHGHTCLMIACYKGHVSIVRYLLALKADVNRKSAKGNTALLDGAESGSLEIVKMLIKHGAKIDVDCCGTTPFLMAAVTGHKHIVEYFISMSHLVSRKECIDALELLGATYMDKNRDMVGAKELWKRAMVERYLPGLPPIPKPTPQPPVAAYNFVREICDPAELEELTDPEEMWMQALVIRERILGSAHPDTHYYIRYRGAVYADGGQFNRCIELWNHALDVQQSTLEPLNPMTQTSLSNFTNLFYSMLRRQTSTERKDLGTEILRVFKKAVLELELGMKVLNKVCEDNLHFTKLLMIALNLACLLTRDLADEGSDEYIAVHKALYELVRVVPNVLHVICSGQDTFIGEYVTPDFLSSNLASTLIKVGADVNARDAEGNTPLHFVARTHFSICRWGRRLVFTLLEAGAHIDCVNNNGESFETLIRDKRLYHSVEPVKYITLACLAARIVRKTYKLDQIPKHLRSFVQMH, encoded by the exons ATGGCTTGCCGGAACGGGCATTACGACGTGGCCGAGTATCTCATTGAAAAATGTGGAGCGAACATCGAGCAGTCCGGGTCAG TGGTTTTCGACGGTGACACGATAGGAGGCGCGAGTCCCCTATGGTGTGCAGCGGCCACTGGCCATTATGCTCTGGTCAAGCTGCTGGTGAAGAAAGGTGCCCAGGTGAACACGTACACGGTGACACAATCCACACCTCTGCGGGCAGCTTGTTTCGACGGCTATTACGACATCGTCAAACTTCTGGTAAATTGTGGGGCGA ACATCGAGATCGCGAATCATCATGGTCATACGTGCTTAATGATCGCCTGCTACAAAGGCCACGTTAGCATCGTCAGATATCTGCTGGCCCTCAAAGCAGACGTGAATCGGAAATCCGCGAAGGGGAACACGGCGCTTCTCGACGGTGCCGAAAGCGGCTCGCTGGAGATCGTGAAGATGTTGATCAAGCATGGAGCTAAAATAGATGTGGACTGCTGCGGGACTACGCCGTTCCTCATGGCAGCTGTAACAG GACATAAACATATCGTCGAATACTTTATCAGCATGTCGCATTTGGTAAGCCGGAAGGAATGCATCGACGCGCTGGAGCTTCTGGGTGCTACCTACATGGACAAAAACAGGGACATGGTAGGCGCTAAGGAACTCTGGAAACGAGCGATGGTCGAAAG ATATTTGCCAGGTCTTCCGCCAATACCGAAACCGACGCCGCAACCCCCAGTTGCAGCTTACAACTTCGTGCGAGAGATCTGCGATCCCGCCGAGCTCGAGGAGCTAACCGATCCGGAGGAAATGTGGATGCAGGCGCTCGTAATCCGTGAACGAATATTGGGATCAGCTCATCCTGACACTCATTATTACATTCGCTACAGAGGAGCGGTTTACGCCGACGGCGGGCAGTTTAACCGATGCATTGAGCTGTGGAATCATGCCTTAGACGTGCAGCAAAGCACATTGGAGCCACTGAATCCCATGACCCAGACTTCGCTTAGCAATTTCACCAATCTTTTCTATTCTATGTTACGCCGACAAACAAGTACGGAGCGTAAGGACCTTGGAACAGAGATTCTCAGAGTGTTTAAAAAAGCT GTCTTGGAATTGGAGCTAGGAATGAAAGTGTTGAACAAAGTTTGCGAAGACAACTTACATTTTACGAAGCTTCTCATGATCGCTTTAAATCTGGCATGTTTATTAACACGTGACCTTGCTGACGAGGGTTCAGACGAATATATCGCTGTGCACAAAGCGCTCTACGAATTGGTTCGAGTT GTTCCTAACGTGCTGCACGTAATTTGTAGCGGCCAAGACACGTTCATCGGCGAGTACGTGACTCCAGATTTTCTGTCCTCGAATTTAGCGTCGACTCTCATAAAAGTCggtgccgacgttaacgcaagaGACGCCGAAGGGAATACGCCGCTGCATTTTGTCGCACGTACGCACTTCTCGATATGTCGATGGGGGCGACGTCTTGTTTTCACTCTCCTCGAAGCCGGTGCTCACATCGACTGCGTTAACAACAACGGTGAATCGTTCGAAACGTTGATACGCGACAAACGCTTGTACCATTCTGTGGAGCCCGTGAAGTACATCACGCTCGCATGCCTGGCGGCCAGAATAGTTAGGAAAACGTATAAGCTAGACCAAATTCCGAAGCATCTCCGATCGTTCGTTCAAATGCATTAA
- the LOC117219036 gene encoding protein fem-1 homolog CG6966 isoform X2, producing MDNVANAEDHLSRVFLNQHEEDEIESLVGAKTHGATPLVMACRNGHYDVAEYLIEKCGANIEQSGSVVFDGDTIGGASPLWCAAATGHYALVKLLVKKGAQVNTYTVTQSTPLRAACFDGYYDIVKLLVNCGANIEIANHHGHTCLMIACYKGHVSIVRYLLALKADVNRKSAKGNTALLDGAESGSLEIVKMLIKHGAKIDVDCCGTTPFLMAAVTGHKHIVEYFISMSHLVSRKECIDALELLGATYMDKNRDMVGAKELWKRAMVERYLPGLPPIPKPTPQPPVAAYNFVREICDPAELEELTDPEEMWMQALVIRERILGSAHPDTHYYIRYRGAVYADGGQFNRCIELWNHALDVQQSTLEPLNPMTQTSLSNFTNLFYSMLRRQTSTERKDLGTEILRVFKKAVLELELGMKVLNKVCEDNLHFTKLLMIALNLACLLTRDLADEGSDEYIAVHKALYELVRVVPNVLHVICSGQDTFIGEYVTPDFLSSNLASTLIKVGADVNARDAEGNTPLHFVARTHFSICRWGRRLVFTLLEAGAHIDCVNNNGESFETLIRDKRLYHSVEPVKYITLACLAARIVRKTYKLDQIPKHLRSFVQMH from the exons GTGTTCTTGAATCAGCACGAGGAGGATGAGATAGAAAGTTTGGTTGGCGCCAAAACCCATGGCGCGACACCATTAGTGATGGCTTGCCGGAACGGGCATTACGACGTGGCCGAGTATCTCATTGAAAAATGTGGAGCGAACATCGAGCAGTCCGGGTCAG TGGTTTTCGACGGTGACACGATAGGAGGCGCGAGTCCCCTATGGTGTGCAGCGGCCACTGGCCATTATGCTCTGGTCAAGCTGCTGGTGAAGAAAGGTGCCCAGGTGAACACGTACACGGTGACACAATCCACACCTCTGCGGGCAGCTTGTTTCGACGGCTATTACGACATCGTCAAACTTCTGGTAAATTGTGGGGCGA ACATCGAGATCGCGAATCATCATGGTCATACGTGCTTAATGATCGCCTGCTACAAAGGCCACGTTAGCATCGTCAGATATCTGCTGGCCCTCAAAGCAGACGTGAATCGGAAATCCGCGAAGGGGAACACGGCGCTTCTCGACGGTGCCGAAAGCGGCTCGCTGGAGATCGTGAAGATGTTGATCAAGCATGGAGCTAAAATAGATGTGGACTGCTGCGGGACTACGCCGTTCCTCATGGCAGCTGTAACAG GACATAAACATATCGTCGAATACTTTATCAGCATGTCGCATTTGGTAAGCCGGAAGGAATGCATCGACGCGCTGGAGCTTCTGGGTGCTACCTACATGGACAAAAACAGGGACATGGTAGGCGCTAAGGAACTCTGGAAACGAGCGATGGTCGAAAG ATATTTGCCAGGTCTTCCGCCAATACCGAAACCGACGCCGCAACCCCCAGTTGCAGCTTACAACTTCGTGCGAGAGATCTGCGATCCCGCCGAGCTCGAGGAGCTAACCGATCCGGAGGAAATGTGGATGCAGGCGCTCGTAATCCGTGAACGAATATTGGGATCAGCTCATCCTGACACTCATTATTACATTCGCTACAGAGGAGCGGTTTACGCCGACGGCGGGCAGTTTAACCGATGCATTGAGCTGTGGAATCATGCCTTAGACGTGCAGCAAAGCACATTGGAGCCACTGAATCCCATGACCCAGACTTCGCTTAGCAATTTCACCAATCTTTTCTATTCTATGTTACGCCGACAAACAAGTACGGAGCGTAAGGACCTTGGAACAGAGATTCTCAGAGTGTTTAAAAAAGCT GTCTTGGAATTGGAGCTAGGAATGAAAGTGTTGAACAAAGTTTGCGAAGACAACTTACATTTTACGAAGCTTCTCATGATCGCTTTAAATCTGGCATGTTTATTAACACGTGACCTTGCTGACGAGGGTTCAGACGAATATATCGCTGTGCACAAAGCGCTCTACGAATTGGTTCGAGTT GTTCCTAACGTGCTGCACGTAATTTGTAGCGGCCAAGACACGTTCATCGGCGAGTACGTGACTCCAGATTTTCTGTCCTCGAATTTAGCGTCGACTCTCATAAAAGTCggtgccgacgttaacgcaagaGACGCCGAAGGGAATACGCCGCTGCATTTTGTCGCACGTACGCACTTCTCGATATGTCGATGGGGGCGACGTCTTGTTTTCACTCTCCTCGAAGCCGGTGCTCACATCGACTGCGTTAACAACAACGGTGAATCGTTCGAAACGTTGATACGCGACAAACGCTTGTACCATTCTGTGGAGCCCGTGAAGTACATCACGCTCGCATGCCTGGCGGCCAGAATAGTTAGGAAAACGTATAAGCTAGACCAAATTCCGAAGCATCTCCGATCGTTCGTTCAAATGCATTAA